The genomic stretch ATCGTAGAAACGCTTGGTCGCTGAGATGAAACCCTTGAACGACCAGTCGTGAATTGCTTGCGATGCTCGGGCACAGGAGCAGTAGAATCCAATTGTTCTGTGGGGTGCAGGAGATGGTTTAGTTACGGATTTAAAGTTATTATTATAGACTACTCACCTCCCTAGCCCTATTATAAAAATCCCAACTACTGCTGAACATTGCACGTACATACAGATCTCGGAACTGAGCGGAACTTCCTGTGAACCCGCAGCCACAACCGTTTCGTTCTGCTCCGCAATGAAAGCTCTTAATTCCTCTTGGGATACCCAGTACGACACCCAATAATCCGTAAAACTGACAATAAGCTGAGTGGCAAGAAACAATAGGAGCAGACCGACCAGAACCACCCAACTTCCAGTTCCGGAGGCGTAATGCATGAATAGTGAACTGTTGGTCGTATCTTCGgaagatttttcaaatgattGTTCAATAAGATCTTCTTCCTTATCCGCATCAAATTTTTCATTCAATGCACTATTGCTGGATGTAGTCGAAGCTACCGATAGTTGAGAAACTTGCCGACCAAGGTGGGAATGATTCAATGAGGTGTCTTCCGAATCATCAGAGCTAAGGTCTAATATATCAATTCCTCGTTTCATGAGATCGTGCGGAGTTCCTTGAGCTTCCACTTTGCCCTGCAAGTTTGTATGTATCGTTTCTCCTATTTAATTGTTCATATTGTTTGCATTTACCTCGTTCATAACTATGATCCAATCAGATTCAATCAGGAAGTGAACCTGGTGTGTCACAAGAATCCTGGTAGCGCCTTGTCTGCCCAGCAAACCTTTCGAGCCAATACATAAATCGAACAAGTGACGTGCAACGTGTGCATCCACGGCGCTTAACGGATCATCCAGCAAATAAACGCCAGACTTTCTGTAGACTGCTCGAGCCAAactatgaaataaatatttatctTGCTGAGCTTTACATAACTTTATTAGCAACTTACCAAACTCTCGCTTTCTGCCCACCGGAAAGCGAAATTCCGCGCTCTCCAACCAACGTATCATCACCGTTTGGAAATTGCTCCAAGTCTGCATCTAAAGCGCACACTCTCACCACCGATTTATAACGTTTTTTATCCATTTCCGAACCAAACAAAATATTCTGTTTGATGCTACCTGCAAATAACCACGGCTCCTGGCTGACATAGGACAATGTTTCATTGCAAACTATTTTCCCACTCTCGAGTGGCAGCTCTTGCAGAATAGCTTGTAAGATGGACGATTTACCGGAACCAATTGCTCCTACAATTCCAATCAATTTACCCTTAGGGAAGTCAACGTCCAAACTATCTAGTGTAGCAGGATGCTGTTCCGCGAATGCTAGAGGATACTGTTCGCCATGCGACCCAGGTGTCTCCCAACGAGCCGTTACGGAGCGCATAGAAATGGCGATGTTTGAAAGTTCCACATTTTGATTACCGTTTTGTTTTTCCATCTGAAATTAGAACCATAAGGTTAACACGCTTTCAACAAAACTCAAGACTTACAGTTCTACGCAGCTCTTCCGCTTGTTGTATTTCCTCATACTCCAAAAATCGCTGCAGTCTCCTAGTTGCCACTAAACCTTCCGATATTTCTGCAACACCTCGTACAAACATTCCCGCCATCGTGTAGGCCACAATGTTTAAATAACTGGCAATCACAAACACTTTGGCCGCAGTTATGTCTTCTTGCATCAGGAACAGGGTAATCATCGTCGCAAACAATGCTGCCCTGGTAGTGAACAGCTGGAACGTCATGTACAAACCACGAATCAATCCACTTCTCAAGACAAATTTAAGCTCAGCCTTTCGTGCTAGTGAAATCAGTGCGGCAAACGGTTTCTCCCAAGCGTACATTTTGATCACATGAATTCCGGCCACGATTTCATCCATCAACCGAATACGGTCATCCGCTCGCATCGCCGTCCGTAGACGATACCGTGAAGTCAGCTTACCGAAAAAAGCTACGGAGACAGCCTGATCAATATGGTTCTAAACTTACTACAGTTCAGCCAATCTTACATTGGAACAGTGTAATggcaaaaattgtcaaaattccAAGAGGTCCAGCCCAGCCAACTTCATACCACAGTAGAATCACGACCACAATCGTCAACAACGGTGCCGACCACATGTAGCATACCAGATAGGCAACAATATCGAATCGATTAACATCGTTGGACAACAGATTGACAACCTTTCCTGGGGAAGTGTCTCCCAAAGCGTTTCTCGAAAGCCGCAAAGATTTCCGATAAATCAAACTGCAAACAGCTATTCGGGTCCTAACTCCATTCAAACAGGTACAGATCGAGTATTGGTTCTCCACCAGAATACTGGCAGCCTTCGTTAGGACCATCCCAACCGCATAGTATAACGCTTGTTCGTAACTGATGTCCGCTTGTCGCCTGGTGGtttttgggtatttctacttcaaatgaaaagggTTGTCTTTTTCGATTGAACTAAGCGCTTACCTGAAATACAGCAGTAATCTTCCGAGCAAGATAGGTTGTGCGATTCGCAGTACAATCTCGCCAAACACGGTCAGTACAGACAACCAGATCCACTCCAGGCGAAAAGTGCGAAATATTGCTTTGACCAGTGACGGTTTCCGTTTGGGATCTTTTTTGCGTTGTTCTAGTTGTCGTTCCCAGTTGCTAAAAGTAAAGTTAATCATTATTCTATCCCTTATAACTAtagaactaaaaatccgatgaACAGGCTGTGTTACATAaagataatttttacatttgatttttttcatttggtttccaaacGCTCAAAGAACTCTTGAATTCATCAAGTTATTCGAAGGAGACTGATTTGAAAACTGAGTCGATTGTTTTATAAATAgaataaatttataaaaaaaatccatgaGAAACACTGCGTGAGTgtattgagcatgagcatgagcatgattgaccgcccgcggttgctactccgttattgccagatcagctgtaattacacagagaaccaacgaatgatgcttgggactaacattcattcTCAATGggtaaaaactggtgatcttaatctttatattaggtaataccagcgccggccgcatccgaatgcaggtcaaagaaggagtgtgtataggaatatgttgacgtgatactcgctttattggaagccgagaacaactctgcacttccacgaggaATCACTGGGAGGTTGGaaaaagggtagggtttgcagcagggttcgttttggtaaacgatgcgctgagttcgacTACCGGGTTCATTactaacaaatatcgcgcctcCGAATTCACTATATCGGCCGTGTAAGTCATTATGGGATAATAACTTATTCTGTTTTCTGCTGtatcaccgcaaaaataaagcgcatgCGAGGTCACGATCAAGCATGGAAAAAATCGCTTCCCAAACGATTCACTTTACTATCCTTTACGAACCTGGGTTTCGCCTGCTTTCCATCATAGTAAACTATCTTCATGATAAGAAATTGTATTCAATGAAAAGGTCAATAAACAAATATGGAAAATCCATAtgtcaaaattcatgaatagtTCTGCTCACAAATAATTTCTTTCATGCAAGATGTTCATTGCATGATaccttttgataaaattttcgtTCATGAGTGTTATCATTGGTTCGCAAACGATAGTGTCGAGCGCTGTTCGCCGAATGTTAcccgtggtttcaaatttttttcattttattccggtaattttcatttgtttttttcatttggaTTTCGATTATTTATTCGATCAAGTAAGTATTAATACAAGTAAAACGTAGAAGAAAGACTTAACtgataatatttttattgtagAATGAAAAGAAGGCAAACACAGAAAGACAGATTAATGCAAGTTATAAAGGTGGATgacgagggaaaatttgttTGCAAGGCTGAAGAACATTGCAGATATGTTCAAGGAAAATTTGTTTCCGGAAACTTCAAACGACATATTCTTTCACAACACTCTAAAATTTTTGGGGCATTGGATATACCCTTACCCATTAAAAATTCATTTGAACCACCCAGAAAGAAGATGAAAAAATTACAAGTGGAAATaagcaaagaaaaaataaatgtgcaGGGAAAGCTAGACAGCTGATAGTTGCAGAATTACGGATGCAGGAGCTTATAACGTTAGAGATCGATGGGGGAACAAGAGGAAACCGTCACTTTGTTGGAATCAATGCAAGAACCATCGTCGATGACAAAGTCGTTGTCCGTAATCTAGGTAATGATTGACACACACATGCAAATAtagatattatatatatatatatatatatatatatatatatatatatatatatatatatatatatatatatatatatatatatatatatatatatataaaatatatatatatatatatatatatatatatatatatatatatatatatatatatatatatatatatatatatatatatatatatatatatatatatatatatatatatatatttttttttttttttttttttttttttttttttttttcaggtggaggggaaatttgcatccaaacccctgaggtgaccaacctcagggagtgtggggttagtttgaatcagtgaccggacccactaaaacccctccagtctccagcccataatactccccggaaccaccgctaggtattgcttcggggagcggcttttgtgctctgtgcaccctcttggttctatagatctctttgctaacttagctaactaacctggagactggccgttagctaacactggcatgtcggtggtcaacctgtcgcctgttttgcaattctaaaactatttgagaggcggctgtacaaaccgccctccaaatgtttgggtctttacacatcctccgaactaggttgtccggagtggtgtctggcccgctcactaccatcatgtcgctccgcgcatgcacaaaacgagggcacacgaagaagacatgctcagcagtttcttccgcatccgcgcactcgggacacatgggggaccccgcatgcccgaatctgtgtagatactgcctgaagcaaccatgacctgacagaatctgtgtcaagtggaagttaacttctccatggcgcctcccgacccatccggatacgtccggaataagtcgatgcgtccatctaccctttgcggaattggaccattcctgctgccatctgatcatcgagaatgaccttctggtgcctcgtataccccttgtgtcacgttgatcgaagcattctacgtcctccttaatggctatgctgataggcatcatgccggacaggacgcagattgcgtcgtatgacactgtacggtatgcgctcacaaccctcaggcacatgagcctgtaggtactttccagttttcgacgatgactgttggtacctaacgctttggaccacgctggcccaccatacctaagtatggacgaaaccacgctggcaagaagtttacgcttgctgccatataccgctgagctattggacatcattcgagatagtcctgcagcggccgttgaagccctcttacaggcatagtcgacgtgactcttaaatgtgagcttatcgtcaaccataacccccaagagcttcaaggaacgccttgaggtaatggtgcagtcaccgactctgaccaccgcctgttgctctaatttgcggttgttcacaaccgtaacctccgttttatggtgcgctaactccagtttcctagagtgcatccagtcttcgaccttgcgtatgcagtgcgcggccgtcaactcgacctcttcgatcgactcgccgtagacctctagcgtgatgtcgtctgcgaaaccgacgatcacaacccctacagggaactttagtttcaacaccccgtcatacatgacattccacaacaccgggcccaggatggaaccttgcggtacccctgcggtgattgggacgcacttctgaccacttctgaccctccttcgtgttgtaaactagtacccgattctggaaataattttccaaaatcttgtacaacgacaccggtacgtggatgctcctaagcgcgagcgctatggagtcccaactggcgctattgaatgcatttttcacgtcaagcgtgacgattgcgc from Wyeomyia smithii strain HCP4-BCI-WySm-NY-G18 chromosome 3, ASM2978416v1, whole genome shotgun sequence encodes the following:
- the LOC129730039 gene encoding ATP-binding cassette sub-family C member 4-like isoform X1, coding for MEAPKVKLCENPRQDAGLFSVLTFWWTTDMFRKGSSRTLGLSDLYKPLNEDHADRLGDRLQVNWERQLEQRKKDPKRKPSLVKAIFRTFRLEWIWLSVLTVFGEIVLRIAQPILLGRLLLYFRRQADISYEQALYYAVGMVLTKAASILVENQYSICTCLNGVRTRIAVCSLIYRKSLRLSRNALGDTSPGKVVNLLSNDVNRFDIVAYLVCYMWSAPLLTIVVVILLWYEVGWAGPLGILTIFAITLFQSFFGKLTSRYRLRTAMRADDRIRLMDEIVAGIHVIKMYAWEKPFAALISLARKAELKFVLRSGLIRGLYMTFQLFTTRAALFATMITLFLMQEDITAAKVFVIASYLNIVAYTMAGMFVRGVAEISEGLVATRRLQRFLEYEEIQQAEELRRTMEKQNGNQNVELSNIAISMRSVTARWETPGSHGEQYPLAFAEQHPATLDSLDVDFPKGKLIGIVGAIGSGKSSILQAILQELPLESGKIVCNETLSYVSQEPWLFAGSIKQNILFGSEMDKKRYKSVVRVCALDADLEQFPNGDDTLVGERGISLSGGQKARVCLARAVYRKSGVYLLDDPLSAVDAHVARHLFDLCIGSKGLLGRQGATRILVTHQVHFLIESDWIIVMNEGKVEAQGTPHDLMKRGIDILDLSSDDSEDTSLNHSHLGRQVSQLSVASTTSSNSALNEKFDADKEEDLIEQSFEKSSEDTTNSSLFMHYASGTGSWVVLVGLLLLFLATQLIVSFTDYWVSYWVSQEELRAFIAEQNETVVAAGSQEVPLSSEICMYVQCSAVVGIFIIGLGRTIGFYCSCARASQAIHDWSFKGFISATKRFYDTNPCGRILNRFSKDLGAMDELLPKAILDATQAVLAIAGAMLVILVVQPFFSIPVFLLLLVLLYARKIYLKTSQNTRRLEGITRSPVFSHISTTLNGLPTIRSYCVQKFLIKEFDLHQNINTGAYFMFHCGRIAFGLVLDLIFFVFLVIVTFTFLLLDTDALGDKVGLVVTQITSLAGMLQFGVRQSAQMFNHLIAVERLLEYKNLPAEKQPPEDTLQIKTKQWPSMGRIRFSNVCYKYYEDAPLVLRDLTFEIKPKEKIGIVGRTGAGKSSIVGAIFRTAIVEGNIIIDDVDTSDITLETLRSNISIIPQDPILFSGTLRKNLDPFDRYTDLELWKALELVELKDLANGPLGLQAYVACAGTNFSVGQRQLLCLARAILRNNKILVLDEATANVDPETDRLIQLTIRERFVDCTVLTIAHRLNTIMDYDRVLVMSDGKAVEFGTPYDLLQLPSGVFRAIVLATGAVESENLINMANKHNNQNVENVDC
- the LOC129730039 gene encoding ATP-binding cassette sub-family C member 4-like isoform X2 codes for the protein MKTMPTGSEIDYKCESPLVLVSQLGTTTRTTQKRSQTETVTGQSNISHFSPGVDLVVCTDRVWRDCTANRTTYLARKITAVFQKYPKTTRRQADISYEQALYYAVGMVLTKAASILVENQYSICTCLNGVRTRIAVCSLIYRKSLRLSRNALGDTSPGKVVNLLSNDVNRFDIVAYLVCYMWSAPLLTIVVVILLWYEVGWAGPLGILTIFAITLFQSFFGKLTSRYRLRTAMRADDRIRLMDEIVAGIHVIKMYAWEKPFAALISLARKAELKFVLRSGLIRGLYMTFQLFTTRAALFATMITLFLMQEDITAAKVFVIASYLNIVAYTMAGMFVRGVAEISEGLVATRRLQRFLEYEEIQQAEELRRTMEKQNGNQNVELSNIAISMRSVTARWETPGSHGEQYPLAFAEQHPATLDSLDVDFPKGKLIGIVGAIGSGKSSILQAILQELPLESGKIVCNETLSYVSQEPWLFAGSIKQNILFGSEMDKKRYKSVVRVCALDADLEQFPNGDDTLVGERGISLSGGQKARVCLARAVYRKSGVYLLDDPLSAVDAHVARHLFDLCIGSKGLLGRQGATRILVTHQVHFLIESDWIIVMNEGKVEAQGTPHDLMKRGIDILDLSSDDSEDTSLNHSHLGRQVSQLSVASTTSSNSALNEKFDADKEEDLIEQSFEKSSEDTTNSSLFMHYASGTGSWVVLVGLLLLFLATQLIVSFTDYWVSYWVSQEELRAFIAEQNETVVAAGSQEVPLSSEICMYVQCSAVVGIFIIGLGRTIGFYCSCARASQAIHDWSFKGFISATKRFYDTNPCGRILNRFSKDLGAMDELLPKAILDATQAVLAIAGAMLVILVVQPFFSIPVFLLLLVLLYARKIYLKTSQNTRRLEGITRSPVFSHISTTLNGLPTIRSYCVQKFLIKEFDLHQNINTGAYFMFHCGRIAFGLVLDLIFFVFLVIVTFTFLLLDTDALGDKVGLVVTQITSLAGMLQFGVRQSAQMFNHLIAVERLLEYKNLPAEKQPPEDTLQIKTKQWPSMGRIRFSNVCYKYYEDAPLVLRDLTFEIKPKEKIGIVGRTGAGKSSIVGAIFRTAIVEGNIIIDDVDTSDITLETLRSNISIIPQDPILFSGTLRKNLDPFDRYTDLELWKALELVELKDLANGPLGLQAYVACAGTNFSVGQRQLLCLARAILRNNKILVLDEATANVDPETDRLIQLTIRERFVDCTVLTIAHRLNTIMDYDRVLVMSDGKAVEFGTPYDLLQLPSGVFRAIVLATGAVESENLINMANKHNNQNVENVDC